One genomic region from Thermoplasmata archaeon encodes:
- a CDS encoding tandem-95 repeat protein, translated as MVNPPAENQQMRARLKCPATGIFYLYIFNQWMGINWWLRNASYVNTAGCIQEVRFNGCGGAIYIFITAAQGNGTYILKVEFDGEPMDNNNAPSGAVLIQDPSPQLEFVDQGVDGVDWWKVEMRTPKTISSIYLSFVLNAYEYGTSLGLSVYDEELNFITGLTPNVGNQNLLLSDVNIPHAGTVFILIRALYCYAWGETNFVPGRGWYKLTVSLPNDPPRLNGTLPEIQMLEDTSNSDLILSNYFMDPDGDNLTYTLFGSGYKTKPVVDRVTGKVTFTPEKNWYGRETVKFQVKDSGPGNLICYGTTNVTVLPVNDQPYLSTPQPDIVIQEHAVGYTSNLATIFLDDDDPPANFTYTCTVLSSETHPANMSLPMVYEKASNWYKFGPAEFFYGSFLLELTCTDGHEGTVPASTRFYVNITHVNHPPVVKPTIPDPYTVILHEGGRDDQTNVADLFTDPDIMEDYSDDALTYCITGQKKVTVSIARDGRIIFDAGSEEYVPGSPYEERLIMTAKDRAGLRATLNMTVRVEPEDDPPYFTKVTPEDTNVEMSENQKKTFSVAASDIDTPELSYSWYLDGAKDKTARGFTYIFATDYNMGGRTYSLRVDVTDGHTTISFEWNITVTEVNRPPTAYIKTPTNMSSFKKGAYISFSAEGSDEDGDNLTFVWRDQTGAELGRGPTFSTNRLPKGTQTVTLEVSDGKSSVIQTVTIVVKDSGTTGGGGAPGFEGSTLLAGAGISIILLYRKNLP; from the coding sequence ATGGTGAATCCTCCGGCAGAGAACCAGCAGATGAGAGCCAGGCTCAAATGCCCCGCCACAGGAATTTTCTATCTATACATTTTTAATCAATGGATGGGGATAAATTGGTGGCTGAGGAACGCGTCATACGTTAACACAGCTGGATGTATTCAGGAGGTTCGTTTTAATGGCTGTGGTGGAGCGATCTACATATTCATAACAGCTGCGCAGGGCAATGGCACATATATTCTGAAGGTCGAATTCGATGGAGAGCCAATGGACAACAACAATGCCCCGTCCGGTGCCGTTCTGATACAGGACCCGTCCCCGCAACTCGAATTTGTGGATCAAGGCGTGGACGGTGTGGACTGGTGGAAGGTGGAGATGAGAACTCCAAAAACCATCAGTAGTATATATCTCAGCTTCGTTCTCAATGCTTATGAATATGGAACGAGCCTGGGCCTCTCGGTTTATGATGAGGAATTGAATTTCATCACAGGTCTGACCCCGAACGTCGGGAATCAGAACCTGCTCTTGAGTGATGTGAATATCCCGCATGCCGGAACGGTTTTTATTCTCATCAGAGCGCTATATTGCTATGCGTGGGGGGAAACTAACTTCGTTCCCGGACGTGGCTGGTACAAACTTACAGTATCTCTCCCTAACGACCCGCCCCGGCTCAACGGGACCCTCCCCGAGATTCAGATGCTCGAGGACACGAGCAACAGCGACCTCATACTGTCAAACTACTTCATGGACCCGGACGGGGACAACCTGACCTACACTCTGTTCGGCTCGGGCTACAAGACGAAGCCCGTGGTGGACCGCGTGACCGGGAAAGTAACCTTCACACCGGAGAAGAATTGGTACGGCAGGGAGACGGTGAAGTTCCAGGTGAAGGACAGCGGCCCGGGGAACCTCATATGCTACGGCACAACCAACGTGACGGTCCTCCCTGTGAATGACCAGCCCTATCTCTCGACCCCCCAGCCCGACATCGTAATTCAGGAGCACGCCGTTGGCTACACCTCCAACCTCGCCACCATCTTCCTCGATGATGATGACCCGCCCGCCAACTTCACCTACACCTGCACCGTCCTGAGTTCCGAGACCCACCCAGCCAATATGAGCCTGCCAATGGTCTATGAGAAGGCGAGCAACTGGTACAAGTTCGGCCCGGCGGAGTTCTTCTATGGTAGCTTCCTGCTCGAGCTCACATGCACAGACGGCCACGAAGGTACAGTTCCTGCGTCGACCAGATTTTATGTTAATATCACGCATGTCAACCATCCGCCCGTGGTCAAGCCGACGATTCCCGACCCCTACACGGTCATTCTCCACGAGGGCGGTCGCGACGACCAGACAAACGTGGCCGACCTTTTCACCGACCCAGACATCATGGAGGACTACTCCGACGACGCCCTCACCTACTGCATCACGGGCCAGAAGAAGGTCACGGTCAGTATAGCGCGGGATGGGCGCATCATATTCGACGCCGGGAGCGAGGAGTATGTTCCCGGGAGCCCCTATGAGGAGAGACTAATAATGACCGCCAAGGACAGGGCAGGGCTCCGGGCGACGCTGAACATGACGGTCAGGGTGGAGCCCGAGGACGACCCCCCATACTTCACCAAGGTGACTCCTGAGGACACGAATGTTGAAATGAGCGAGAACCAGAAGAAGACCTTCAGCGTGGCCGCGAGCGATATTGATACTCCGGAGCTGAGCTACTCGTGGTATCTTGATGGTGCGAAGGACAAGACCGCCAGGGGGTTCACCTACATCTTCGCCACGGACTACAACATGGGCGGCAGGACCTACTCGCTCAGGGTGGACGTGACCGACGGCCACACGACCATAAGCTTCGAATGGAACATCACTGTTACAGAAGTCAACAGGCCGCCCACGGCCTACATAAAGACGCCGACCAACATGTCCAGTTTCAAGAAGGGGGCCTACATCAGCTTCAGCGCCGAGGGCTCCGACGAAGATGGAGACAACCTGACCTTTGTCTGGAGGGACCAGACGGGCGCGGAGCTCGGCAGGGGCCCCACCTTCTCGACCAACAGGCTGCCGAAGGGGACCCAGACCGTGACCCTCGAGGTCAGCGACGGGAAGAGCAGCGTGATTCAGACCGTTACCATCGTGGTCAAGGACTCGGGTACAACGGGTGGCGGGGGAGCTCCGGGTTTCGAGGGTTCGACCCTTCTGGCCGGGGCTGGCATTTCTATAATATTGTTATACAGAAAGAACCTGCCATGA
- a CDS encoding right-handed parallel beta-helix repeat-containing protein: MRTGAPLLLTALILLPSLLSAHPARADPPPFGIGDWVVTGSEALENRTLLLDGNLTVESGGSLTISNSTLILYCEFAEEHGIRVMPGGSLRVIEGSVVSSFDELRPFTFVIERGAAAELRNSTFIACGALRAGIELQSDRVVVAGCTFTGSHCGITVAAPAAISSSRFINNYLGAYVIRSSATFMCCSFEQNGYAVFSDRASGELGFCTTLSSCNLVNNSVGVWSLNSSCLISSSAFVGSIAVAVYAEADIYFGPSNITLEDCVFEGNGIGIAHSPDFGNHNLTIINCDFLNSTRFGIDWFNRPYRDPCLPNSTRWMVSRESRVVNSELRLHGNVTIEAGGCLSLEGSRLSLECRMPGEDGIDVLPGGRLELRGGSGIRAWNTSFPHRLRCHPGSAFTMSGSLLRDCGWNISDPGASGPLLETSDFAILSSTVDFCPAALVLKSSRGGPVEGSRLRGLNTSLVLNASSLLIRNSTLETAGGLTASLNGASLLECLNSTLDRTGLEFLDGTSRVNISWYLDVQALWTDGRFLPGADVVVRDARGGEVARERTGPDGWVRGLVLREASITADGMELFTPHDVNCSLGNLYNETEIEMTSSRSLVLALSDRTAPLVCITHPATGSFLSSGLVRLEGA, translated from the coding sequence ATGCGCACCGGTGCCCCGCTCCTTCTGACCGCCCTCATTCTCCTCCCCAGCCTGCTGTCCGCCCACCCCGCGCGCGCCGACCCCCCGCCCTTCGGAATCGGCGACTGGGTGGTGACGGGGAGCGAGGCGCTCGAGAACCGGACCCTCCTGCTCGACGGGAACCTGACCGTGGAGAGCGGCGGCTCTCTGACCATCTCCAATTCGACCCTGATTCTCTATTGCGAATTTGCTGAGGAGCACGGAATTCGCGTCATGCCGGGCGGCTCTCTGCGCGTTATCGAGGGCTCCGTGGTCTCCTCCTTCGACGAGCTCAGGCCCTTTACATTCGTGATAGAGCGGGGCGCGGCCGCCGAGCTCAGGAACTCGACCTTCATCGCCTGCGGCGCGTTGAGGGCCGGCATCGAGCTCCAATCTGACCGCGTTGTGGTCGCCGGCTGCACCTTCACGGGCTCGCACTGCGGAATCACCGTCGCCGCGCCCGCCGCCATCTCGTCCTCCAGATTCATCAACAACTATCTCGGGGCCTATGTAATCCGCAGCTCCGCGACCTTCATGTGTTGCAGCTTCGAGCAAAACGGATACGCGGTCTTCTCGGACCGCGCGAGCGGCGAGCTCGGCTTCTGCACGACCCTGAGCTCGTGCAATCTCGTCAACAACTCCGTCGGAGTCTGGTCGCTCAACTCGAGCTGCCTGATTTCCTCGAGCGCGTTCGTCGGGAGCATCGCCGTGGCGGTCTATGCGGAAGCCGATATCTACTTCGGCCCCTCCAATATAACTCTGGAGGACTGCGTGTTCGAGGGCAACGGCATCGGCATAGCCCACTCGCCGGACTTCGGAAACCACAACCTCACTATCATCAACTGCGACTTCCTGAACAGCACGAGGTTCGGAATCGACTGGTTCAACAGGCCCTACCGCGACCCCTGCCTCCCGAATTCGACGCGGTGGATGGTGTCGCGGGAGAGCAGGGTCGTGAACTCCGAGCTCCGGCTCCACGGGAACGTAACCATCGAGGCCGGAGGGTGCCTCTCCCTCGAGGGAAGCCGCCTCTCGCTCGAGTGCAGGATGCCCGGCGAGGACGGAATCGACGTCCTCCCCGGCGGCCGCCTGGAGCTCCGGGGCGGCTCCGGCATCCGGGCCTGGAACACCTCCTTCCCCCACCGCCTGCGCTGCCATCCCGGTTCCGCGTTCACGATGAGCGGCTCGCTCCTGCGCGACTGCGGCTGGAACATCTCCGACCCGGGCGCCTCCGGGCCGCTCCTCGAGACCTCCGACTTCGCGATCCTCTCGTCCACGGTGGACTTCTGCCCGGCGGCCCTCGTCCTGAAGAGCTCCCGGGGCGGCCCCGTGGAGGGCTCCCGCCTGCGCGGCCTGAACACCTCCCTCGTCCTCAACGCATCCTCCCTCCTCATCCGCAACTCCACGCTTGAGACCGCCGGAGGCCTCACGGCCTCCCTGAACGGCGCCTCGCTGCTCGAGTGCCTCAACTCGACGCTCGACAGGACGGGTCTGGAGTTCCTCGACGGAACCAGCCGCGTCAACATCAGCTGGTATCTGGATGTGCAGGCCCTCTGGACGGACGGGAGGTTCCTGCCCGGCGCCGATGTGGTGGTCCGGGATGCCAGGGGCGGTGAAGTCGCGCGGGAAAGGACCGGTCCCGACGGATGGGTTCGCGGGCTCGTCCTGCGCGAGGCGAGCATCACTGCAGACGGGATGGAGCTCTTCACACCCCACGACGTCAACTGCTCTCTGGGGAATCTGTACAACGA
- a CDS encoding winged helix-turn-helix domain-containing protein, with the protein MTEGGKGRIPKTPDLNIVERFLNALWGSSREWGRTQLAMAVRMNYRRCSIYIELLQKAGLLIIKKNEKGQDVIKITELGVRVYHALSECSNLFRKGS; encoded by the coding sequence ATGACTGAAGGTGGCAAAGGCCGGATTCCCAAGACGCCGGACCTGAATATCGTGGAGCGGTTCCTGAACGCTCTCTGGGGCTCCAGTAGGGAGTGGGGTAGGACGCAGCTGGCGATGGCGGTGAGGATGAATTACAGAAGGTGCAGCATCTATATCGAGCTGCTTCAAAAAGCCGGATTATTAATAATTAAAAAGAATGAGAAAGGGCAAGACGTTATCAAAATCACAGAGCTCGGAGTAAGGGTCTATCACGCTCTTTCGGAGTGCAGTAATCTTTTCCGGAAGGGTTCTTGA
- a CDS encoding S8 family serine peptidase, with the protein MRPLSILLLVAALSAQPLFSASAGPPEAGREVERAYICVMAGERELRHLGLRADEVYASFVTMEASDGDRAVLREAGIHFFAIHGRDDVVLPGAEFTLGPSELRGKGLGELRLEGDGPFYLVLKLKGPVKASWLSQIRNAGVEILEALSHYNFIIRAERDEVERLASMPFVRWLGELRPEHKLLHPLPGDDFVRFEVAFFREARNDFARALEMVQASGGRAVELDTGTEWWLSAMLEAPRETAIEILGLPGLWALEPWDPVEPRNDVARWVVQSFDNETIPTPYWDAGLTGQGIIIGLADSGIDYDHICFRNNTSEQGVPGPTHRKIVCYNTSVDDWDQLGHGTHVAGTLAGDSIESPGRYDTYDGIAYGARIAFYDIVDANGSWAPPLIRGILGDAYAHGATSHSDSWGDNRREYSLRAQRIDQFLWDHPDFLVFVAAGNSGPEPGSVLEPATAKNIVAVGAAVNGNTTDLASFSAHGPTPQGLIAPTLVAPGQSLVSASSDSTRYSMNSGYRTMHGTSMATPVAGGAGAIVEQYFRDGFYPGGVRGSSAGFMPSGQLRRAVLVLSCWDQLGGKYVEASAPDFSQGWGKIRLLNALYLEGDGRTHRLWVQDYYNESRINDGLATGETRTHHIGVNSSSPLRVVLSWADWPGAGLVNDLNLEVTAPDGRVYRGNQIVNGSSVPSEGADAVNTIEAVFLPSPIPGHYAINVTALSVGAGGRQRYALAATGGLFDPSIGELALDKERVPPEASLRVRLIDRDLAGLGSARVYASSGTESAPEALELVELGRSGSFEGTLRIAPGAPAADGVLQVSDGDTVMVEYRDASPPGQCWAGALVDGSPPRLLSFELTNLTNSSALLRVETDEVSSAIAICRSDGGVLEAPGPESSFRHSILIDGLRPGTAYTLDLELEDVCGNRVLQDFNGSHLTFRTHDLTFRPMPGMAGWAQEGESGGRFAEERISVGIYEGWLRLGGVRFDTPGFPDGVIVTGAWLRLMPADTDPALSSSLFSVELLSSEALGLFDGVRRPTCSELKQAVAEAEVGRSFGAGALRAGEWLTLELGEPLRRLICRQAVEGGVCIRIRGPAAGSTSYIEFLTGASGGMEWAAPQLVLDLDRPPRVRPFAPRALSMTEDVPDSTSLSLLKVFEDEGPMSFSSPTHGEGSGADVTVKISPDGNVTLTPRQDWNGVDSVDFRATDASGLSTDHFVTVTVRPVNDPPVIVSVGGRAAEDGMVFEVSQGEAFAAGVRAEDPDIKFEGDELYFSTNDSLVRFTSPRSDTLSFTPGNGDVGTRLVRVVVRDGQAQAALNLSFRILNVNDPPSALIDSPYPGGWYDNETPITFSAYGTTDPDIRWGDTLNYTWESNLSGLIGHGIELEALLPPGAHLVTLTVIDKAGALSQASVEIEVAAIQPPPPPPPPPPPPHLINQTNTSSGELPLRLGAVALVISGLIGFWYLLTPKRPSGRGPAPKKPPADAGAPARRRPPFRPAPHREERGGEKQEPEPGVEVVERR; encoded by the coding sequence ATGCGCCCTCTCTCGATCCTCCTGCTGGTGGCGGCGCTGTCGGCCCAGCCCCTGTTCTCCGCGTCCGCGGGTCCGCCGGAGGCGGGCAGGGAGGTGGAGAGGGCCTACATCTGCGTCATGGCCGGGGAGCGCGAGCTGCGCCATCTCGGCCTGCGCGCCGATGAGGTCTACGCCTCCTTCGTGACAATGGAAGCGTCGGATGGTGACCGGGCCGTGCTCAGGGAGGCCGGAATTCATTTTTTCGCGATCCACGGCCGGGACGATGTGGTCCTGCCGGGCGCGGAATTCACGCTCGGCCCCTCAGAGCTGAGGGGGAAGGGGCTGGGGGAGCTGAGGCTCGAGGGCGATGGACCGTTCTATCTGGTCTTGAAGCTCAAGGGGCCCGTGAAGGCCTCTTGGCTCTCTCAAATCCGCAACGCGGGCGTGGAGATTCTAGAGGCCCTGAGTCACTACAACTTCATAATCAGGGCGGAGCGCGATGAAGTGGAGCGCCTCGCCTCCATGCCGTTCGTCCGCTGGCTGGGGGAGTTGAGACCGGAGCACAAACTGCTCCACCCCCTCCCCGGCGATGACTTCGTCAGGTTCGAGGTTGCGTTCTTCAGGGAGGCGCGGAACGATTTCGCGAGGGCACTGGAGATGGTGCAAGCCTCGGGGGGACGGGCAGTCGAGCTCGACACCGGGACGGAGTGGTGGTTGTCGGCAATGCTCGAGGCGCCTCGCGAGACAGCCATCGAAATTCTCGGCCTCCCCGGTTTGTGGGCGCTCGAGCCTTGGGACCCCGTGGAGCCGAGGAACGATGTTGCTCGGTGGGTGGTCCAGAGCTTCGACAACGAGACCATCCCAACCCCCTACTGGGACGCGGGTCTCACGGGGCAGGGAATAATAATAGGCCTCGCGGACTCGGGCATAGACTACGACCACATCTGCTTCAGGAACAATACGAGCGAGCAGGGGGTGCCGGGCCCCACGCACAGGAAGATAGTCTGCTACAACACATCAGTGGACGACTGGGACCAGCTCGGCCACGGGACCCACGTCGCCGGGACGCTCGCGGGCGACAGCATCGAGAGCCCGGGCCGCTACGACACCTACGACGGCATCGCCTACGGCGCGAGAATCGCTTTCTACGACATCGTGGACGCAAATGGCTCTTGGGCACCCCCGCTGATTCGCGGAATTCTGGGAGACGCATACGCCCATGGCGCGACCTCTCACAGCGACAGCTGGGGCGACAACAGGAGGGAGTATTCCCTACGCGCGCAGAGAATCGACCAGTTCCTCTGGGACCACCCCGACTTCCTCGTCTTCGTCGCCGCGGGCAACAGCGGCCCCGAGCCCGGCAGCGTGCTCGAACCCGCCACGGCGAAGAACATCGTCGCCGTCGGCGCGGCCGTCAACGGCAACACTACGGACCTGGCCTCATTCAGCGCCCACGGGCCGACGCCGCAGGGCCTGATAGCGCCCACGCTCGTCGCGCCGGGCCAGAGCCTGGTTTCCGCTTCGTCCGACTCGACCCGCTACAGCATGAACTCGGGCTACAGGACCATGCACGGGACCAGCATGGCGACGCCCGTCGCCGGGGGGGCCGGGGCGATCGTCGAGCAGTACTTCAGGGACGGCTTCTATCCCGGAGGGGTCAGGGGCTCCTCCGCGGGTTTCATGCCCTCGGGACAGCTCAGGAGGGCGGTACTCGTTCTATCGTGCTGGGATCAGCTCGGTGGGAAGTACGTCGAGGCGAGCGCGCCCGACTTCTCGCAGGGCTGGGGGAAAATCAGGCTCCTCAACGCCCTCTATCTCGAGGGCGACGGGAGGACGCATCGCCTCTGGGTTCAGGATTATTATAATGAATCGCGTATCAACGACGGCCTCGCCACGGGCGAGACAAGGACGCACCACATCGGCGTGAATTCAAGCTCGCCGCTCAGGGTTGTGCTCTCCTGGGCCGACTGGCCGGGCGCGGGCCTCGTCAACGACCTGAACCTCGAAGTCACCGCGCCCGACGGGAGGGTCTACAGGGGGAACCAGATTGTCAACGGCTCCTCCGTTCCCTCCGAGGGCGCGGACGCCGTGAACACCATCGAAGCCGTTTTCCTCCCGAGCCCCATACCGGGGCACTACGCAATCAACGTGACCGCCCTCAGCGTGGGCGCAGGCGGCAGGCAGCGCTATGCCCTCGCCGCCACAGGGGGCCTCTTCGACCCGTCCATCGGGGAGCTTGCGCTAGACAAGGAGAGGGTCCCCCCGGAGGCCTCCCTGCGCGTCCGGCTCATTGACAGGGACCTCGCGGGCCTCGGCTCCGCGAGGGTCTATGCGTCGAGCGGTACCGAGAGCGCGCCCGAGGCGCTGGAGCTGGTCGAGCTTGGCCGGAGCGGGAGCTTCGAGGGGACGCTCAGAATCGCCCCAGGTGCACCGGCCGCCGATGGCGTCCTTCAGGTGTCGGACGGGGACACCGTGATGGTCGAGTACAGGGACGCCAGCCCTCCGGGCCAGTGCTGGGCGGGCGCGCTCGTTGACGGCTCGCCCCCCCGTCTCCTCTCATTTGAGCTGACCAACCTAACGAACTCGAGCGCGCTGCTCAGGGTAGAGACGGACGAGGTCTCGAGCGCAATCGCGATCTGCCGGAGCGATGGAGGGGTGCTCGAGGCGCCGGGGCCCGAGTCCTCCTTCAGGCACTCGATTCTCATCGACGGCCTCCGCCCCGGGACCGCCTACACCCTCGACCTCGAGCTCGAGGACGTATGCGGGAACAGGGTCCTCCAGGACTTCAACGGCAGCCATCTGACTTTTAGAACGCACGACCTGACCTTCAGGCCGATGCCGGGGATGGCGGGCTGGGCGCAGGAGGGCGAGAGCGGGGGCCGCTTCGCGGAGGAGAGGATATCGGTCGGAATCTACGAGGGATGGCTCAGGCTCGGCGGGGTCCGCTTCGACACGCCCGGTTTCCCGGATGGCGTCATTGTTACAGGGGCGTGGCTCCGGCTTATGCCGGCGGATACGGACCCGGCGCTTTCCAGCAGCCTCTTCTCCGTCGAGCTCCTCTCGTCCGAGGCCCTCGGGCTCTTCGACGGCGTGAGGCGCCCGACTTGCTCGGAGCTAAAACAGGCCGTAGCGGAGGCCGAGGTCGGGAGGAGCTTCGGCGCGGGGGCGCTGAGGGCTGGCGAGTGGCTCACGCTGGAGCTCGGCGAGCCCCTGCGCAGGCTCATTTGCAGGCAGGCGGTGGAGGGCGGCGTGTGCATCAGAATCAGGGGGCCCGCGGCGGGCTCGACGAGCTACATCGAGTTCCTCACTGGAGCGTCCGGAGGAATGGAATGGGCCGCGCCCCAGCTCGTTCTCGACCTCGACCGACCCCCGAGGGTCCGGCCCTTCGCACCCCGCGCCCTCTCGATGACTGAGGACGTGCCGGACTCAACCTCCCTGAGCCTCCTGAAGGTCTTCGAGGACGAGGGGCCGATGAGCTTCTCCAGCCCGACCCATGGAGAGGGCTCGGGCGCGGACGTGACCGTCAAAATATCCCCAGATGGAAACGTGACCCTGACCCCGAGGCAGGACTGGAACGGAGTTGACTCCGTGGACTTCCGCGCCACGGACGCCTCCGGCCTGAGCACGGACCACTTCGTCACAGTCACCGTCAGACCGGTCAACGACCCGCCGGTGATAGTTTCCGTGGGCGGGAGGGCGGCGGAGGACGGGATGGTTTTCGAGGTGAGTCAGGGCGAGGCCTTCGCCGCCGGCGTGCGAGCCGAAGACCCCGACATCAAATTCGAGGGAGACGAGCTCTACTTCTCCACCAACGATTCTCTCGTCAGATTCACCTCGCCGCGCAGCGACACCCTCTCCTTCACGCCGGGCAACGGTGACGTCGGGACCAGGCTCGTCAGGGTCGTGGTCAGGGACGGCCAGGCGCAGGCGGCGCTGAATCTGAGCTTCAGAATTCTCAATGTAAACGACCCGCCATCCGCCCTCATCGACTCGCCCTACCCCGGCGGGTGGTACGACAACGAGACCCCGATAACCTTCTCGGCCTACGGCACCACAGACCCGGATATCCGGTGGGGCGACACCCTCAACTACACTTGGGAGTCGAACCTGTCGGGACTGATCGGCCACGGAATCGAG